A part of Misgurnus anguillicaudatus chromosome 6, ASM2758022v2, whole genome shotgun sequence genomic DNA contains:
- the cep41 gene encoding centrosomal protein of 41 kDa codes for MSLKQGIGSSEYLKKRIPQNPKFQHVKTRIDTGCSLSKYMERLEEARKNYRYRKDELFKRLKVTTFAQLVIQVASVSDQNDIIKDEMARLDDDVSIFSESPGLDHLSDQTNGSPQPTILTPQHTNNEESGDAGFTSRSTLQSVISGVGELDLDKNGQMTVRLSPVSTSNIIESPYPDCPYLLLDVRDRDQYDQCHIISAYSYPIATLSRTMNPYTREVLEYKNVSGKIIIVYDEDERIASQAATTMCERGFENLFMLSGGLKVVAQKFPEGMTTGSIPVSCLQSPSGSGGRKRSVPQQTPQPAEKKWRFTSEDLSRIQHHLEEVFIPSEPSSRLSSRMSTGSARSKASSVRSSRQGSSIAGSESARSRSSRPWK; via the exons ATGTCGCTGAAGCAGGGTATTGGCAGTTCAGAG TACTTGAAGAAAAGGATTCCACAGAACCCAAAATTTCAACATGTAAAAACACGAATTGACACAG GCTGCAGCCTGTCAAAATATATGGAGAGACTAGAGGAGGCAAGAAAAA ATTACAGATATAGGAAGGATGAGCTTTTCAAAAGGCTAAAAGTCACTACATTTGCACAGCTG GTGATACAAGTTGCATCAGTATCAGAtcaaaatgacatcataaaagATGAAATGGCAAGATTAGACG ATGATGTTTCAATTTTCTCGGAGTCACCAGGACTCGATCATCTCTCCGATCAGACGAATGGCTCCCCACAGCCTACAATTCTCACACCACAGCATACTAACAATGAAGAATCCGGTGATGCTGGGTTTACTTCTAGATCTACGCTTCAAAG TGTCATCAGTGGCGTGGGAGAATTGGATCTCGACAAGAACGGGCAGATGACCGTTCGGTTATCTCCAGTGTCTACCTCCAATATCATTGAATCCCCTTACCCTGACTGCCCGTATCTTTTGCTGGATGTTCGGGACAGGGACCAGTACGACCAGTGCCACATTATAAGTG CTTATAGTTACCCTATTGCAACTTTATCAAGGACAATGAACCCATACACTAGAGAAGTGCTTGAATAT AAAAATGTTTCGGGAAAGATCATAATCGTATATGATGAAGACGAAAGGATAGCGAGTCAAGCGGCCACCACCATGTGCGAGAGAGGCTTTGAGAATCTCTTCATGTTATCGGGTG GGTTAAAGGTGGTCGCTCAGAAGTTCCCAGAGGGAATGACAACCGGCTCCATTCCCGTCTCCTGTCTGCAGTCACCCTCCGGATCTGGAGGTCGTAAACGATCGGTGCCACAGCAGACGCCGCAGCCGGCAGAAAAAAAGTGGCGGTTCACCTCGGAGGACCTCAGCAGAATCCAGCATCACCTGGAGGAGGTGTTCATACCCAGCGAGCCCAGCA gtCGTCTTAGCAGCAGAATGTCCACCGGCAGCGCTCGCTCAAAAGCATCTAGTGTCCGGAGCAGTCGACAGGGATCGTCCATAGCCGGGTCAGAGAGCGCTCGGTCACGGAGCAGTCGACCTTGGAAATGA
- the LOC129433070 gene encoding carboxypeptidase A1 produces MRRILVFIALFVVVLGKTTFEGHQVLRITAQDEAQINLLKDLSGQKHLELDFWMGPVHESLPVDVRVPFNSLQPVRAFLAYNHIQYRVMIEDLQDLLDKEQRQMLKSHVIARTTDNFDYANYHDLSTIYSFIDLLVAENSGLVSKIVIGQSFEGRPLNVLKFSTGPNRPGIWIDTGIHAREWITQASGVWFAQKIVTDYGQDPYLTDVLNNYDIFLEIVINPDGYEYTQISNRMWRKTRSRYSGTSCVGVDANRNWEIGFGGLGASSNPCDETYHGPSPNSEPEIKAIVDFVKSHGNLKAFLSIHSYSQMLLYPYGYISVPAKDKDELDELARRATAALQSLYNTRYVYGSMINTIYQADGVTTDWTYKQGIKYSYTFELRDTGRYGFVLPADQIIPTAEETWLALMVIMEHTKNNPY; encoded by the exons ATGAGGAGGATTTTGGTTTTTATTGCTCTTTTTGTGGTCGTGCTTGGCAAGACGACTTTTGAGGG ACATCAGGTTCTTCGGATCACTGCACAAGATGAAGCACAGATCAATCTACTGAAAGATCTTTCTGGTCAGAAACATCTTGAG ctggacttttggatgggGCCGGTTCATGAGTCTCTACCTGTGGATGTTCGTGTTCCTTTCAACAGCCTTCAGCCTGTCAGGGCTTTCCTGGCGTACAATCACATCCAATATCGTGTTATGATCGAGGATCTCCAG GATTTGCTGGATAAGGAGCAGCGTCAGATGTTGAAATCTCATGTTATTGCGAGAACTACAGATAACTTTGACTACGCAAACTATCATGACCTGAGTACT ATTTATTCATTCATAGACTTGCTTGTGGCAGAGAACAGCGGTCTAGTTAGCAAAATTGTGATTGGTCAAAGCTTTGAGGGCCGCCCTTTGAACGTTCTGAAGTTCAGCACTGGACCAAATCGTCCTGGTATCTGGATTGACACTGGCATTCACGCCAGAGAATGGATCACACAGGCCAGTGGAGTCTGGTTTGCCCAAAAG ATTGTGACTGACTACGGACAGGACCCTTACCTCACTGATGTCCTTAACAACTATGACATCTTCTTGGAGATCGTCATAAACCCTGATGGCTACGAATACACCCAAATTTCC AATCGTATGTGGCGTAAAACCAGAAGCCGATACTCTGGCACCAGCTGTGTTGGAGTTGACGCCAACAGGAATTGGGAAATTGGATTTGGag GTCTTGGTGCCAGTAGCAATCCCTGTGATGAAACCTACCATGGGCCCAGTCCCAACTCTGAACCAGAGATCAAAGCCATTGTGGACTTTGTGAAATCTCATGGCAACCTTAAGGCATTTTTATCCATTCACAGCTATTCCCAAATGCTCCTCTATCCATATGGATACATCTCCGTTCCTGCTAAAGACAAGGACGAACTG GATGAGCTTGCCAGAAGGGCCACCGCTGCTCTGCAGTCTTTGTATAACACTCGCTATGTTTATGGCAGCATGATTAACACCATTT ACCAAGCTGATGGAGTCACTACTGACTGGACCTACAAACAGGGCATCAAGTACTCCTATACCTTTGAACTGAGAGACACTGGTCGCTATGGCTTTGTTTTGCCTGCCGATCAAATCATCCCTACTGCTGAAGAGACCTGGCTGGCTCTGATGGTTATAATGGAGCACACCAAGAATAATCCatattaa
- the LOC129433071 gene encoding carboxypeptidase A1-like, with protein MRRILVLNALFVVVHGKTTFEGHQVLRITAQDEAQINLLKELAEQEHLALDFWMGPVHESLPVDVLVPFNSLQPVRAFLAYNHIQYRVMIEDLQDLLDEEKRQMLKSRVISRTTDDFDFANYHDLCAISSFIDLLVAENSGLVSKIVIGESYEGRPLNVLKFSTGANRPGIWIDTGIHSREWITQASGVWFAKKIVTEYGHDSVLTDILNNYDIFLEIVTNPDGYEYTHRSNRMWRKTRKPNPGSTCAGVDANRNWNAGFGGSGASSNPCSVTYHGPSAHSEPEVKAIVDFVKSHGSLKTFISIHSYSQKLLYPYGHTSTPAKDQEELHELARKAVTALKSLYNTSYKYGSIITTIYRADGVTVDWTYNQGIKYSYTFELRDTGLYGFLLPADQIIPTAEETWLALMVIMEHTKNNPY; from the exons ATGAGGAGGATTTTGGTTCTAAATGCACTTTTTGTGGTCGTGCATGGCAAGACGACTTTTGAAGG ACATCAGGTTCTTCGGATCACTGCACAAGATGAAGCACAGATCAATCTCCTAAAGGAGCTCGCTGAACAGGAACATCTTGCG CTGGATTTTTGGATGGGGCCCGTTCATGAGTCTCTACCTGTGGATGTCCTGGTTCCTTTCAACAGCCTTCAGCCTGTCAGGGCTTTCCTGGCATACAATCACATCCAATATCGTGTTATGATCGAGGATCTCCAG GATTTGCTGGATGAGGAGAAACGTCAGATGTTGAAATCTCGTGTTATTTCCAGAACTACAGATGATTTTGACTTTGCAAACTATCATGATTTGTGTGCG ATTTCTTCATTCATAGATTTGCTTGTGGCAGAGAACAGTGGTCTGGTTAGCAAAATTGTGATTGGTGAAAGCTATGAGGGCCGCCCCTTGAACGTCCTGAAG TTCAGCACAGGAGCAAACCGTCCTGGTATCTGGATTGACACTGGCATTCACTCCAGAGAATGGATCACACAGGCCAGTGGAGTCTGGTTTGCCAAAAAG ATTGTGACTGAATACGGACACGACTCCGTCCTCACTGACATCCTTAACAACTATGACATCTTCTTGGAGATCGTCACCAACCCTGACGGCTATGAATACACCCACCGTTCT AATCGTATGTGGCGTAAAACCAGAAAGCCAAACCCTGGCTCCACCTGTGCTGGAGTTGATGCCAACAGGAACTGGAATGCCGGCTTTGGAG GGTCTGGTGCCAGTAGCAATCCCTGCTCTGTGACCTACCATGGACCCAGCGCTCACTCTGAACCTGAAGTCAAGGCCATTGTGGACTTTGTGAAATCTCATGGCAGTCTCAAGACCTTTATATCCATTCACAGCTATTCCCAAAAGCTCCTCTACCCATATGGACACACTAGCACTCCTGCCAAGGACCAGGAAGAACTG CATGAGCTTGCCAGAAAGGCCGTCACTGCACTGAAATCTTTGTATAACACTAGCTACAAGTATGGCAGCATCATTACCACCATCT ACCGAGCTGATGGAGTCACTGTCGACTGGACCTACAACCAGGGCATCAAATACTCCTATACCTTTGAACTGAGAGATACAGGTCTTTATGGTTTCCTCCTGCCGGCCGATCAAATCATCCCTACTGCTGAAGAGACCTGGCTTGCACTGATGGTTATTATGGAGCACACCAAGAACAATCCatattaa
- the LOC129433067 gene encoding carboxypeptidase A1 — protein sequence MRRILVLIALFVVVLGKTTFEGHQVLRITAQDEAQINLLKELAEQEHLALDFWMGPVHESLPVDVRVPFNSLQPVRAFLVYNHIQYRVMIEDVQDLLDEEKRQMLKSRVIPRTTDDFDYANYHDLSTIYSFMDLLVAENSGLVSKIVIGQSYKGRPLNVLKFSTGANRPGIWIDAGIHAREWITHASGVWFAKKIVTDYGHDFVLTDILNNYDIFLEIVLNPDGYEYTHVSNRMWRKTRKPNPGSTCHGVDANRNWDAGFGGSGASSNPCSVTYHGPSAHSEPEVKAIVDFVKSHGNIKTFLSIHSYSQKLLYPYGYTSTPAKDQEELHELARKAVTALKSLHNTRYKYGSFITTIYQGDGVSVDWAYSQGIKYSYTFELRDTGLYGFLLPADQIIATAEETWLGLMVIMEHTKNNPY from the exons ATGAGGAGGATTTTGGTTCTTATTGCTCTTTTTGTGGTCGTGCTTGGCAAGACGACTTTTGAGGG ACATCAGGTTCTTCGGATCACTGCACAAGATGAAGCACAGATCAATCTCCTAAAGGAGCTCGCTGAACAGGAACATCTTGCG CTGGATTTTTGGATGGGGCCCGTTCATGAATCTCTACCTGTGGATGTCCGTGTTCCTTTCAACAGCCTCCAGCCTGTCAGGGCTTTCCTGGTGTACAATCACATCCAATATCGTGTTATGATCGAGGATGTCCAG GATTTGCTGGATGAGGAGAAACGTCAGATGTTGAAATCTCGTGTTATTCCCAGAACTACAGATGACTTTGACTACGCAAACTATCATGATTTGAGTACT ATTTATTCATTCATGGATTTGCTTGTGGCAGAGAACAGTGGTCTGGTTAGCAAAATTGTGATTGGTCAAAGCTATAAGGGCCGCCCCTTGAACGTCCTGAAG TTCAGCACAGGAGCGAATCGTCCTGGTATCTGGATTGACGCTGGCATTCACGCCAGAGAATGGATCACACATGCCAGTGGAGTCTGGTTTGCAAAAAAg ATTGTGACTGACTATGGACACGACTTCGTCCTCACTGACATCCTTAACAACTATGACATCTTCTTGGAGATCGTCCTCAACCCTGACGGCTATGAATACACCCACGTTTCT AATCGTATGTGGCGCAAAACCAGAAAGCCAAACCCTGGCTCCACCTGTCATGGAGTTGATGCCAACAGGAACTGGGATGCTGGCTTTGGAG GGTCTGGTGCTAGTAGCAATCCCTGCTCTGTGACCTACCATGGACCCAGCGCTCACTCTGAACCTGAAGTCAAGGCCATTGTGGACTTTGTGAAATCTCATGGCAACATCAAGACCTTTTTATCCATTCACAGCTATTCCCAAAAGCTCCTCTACCCATATGGATACACTAGCACTCCTGCCAAGGACCAGGAAGAACTG CATGAGCTTGCCAGAAAGGCCGTCACTGCACTGAAATCTTTGCATAACACTCGCTACAAGTATGGCAGCTTCATTACCACCATCT ACCAAGGTGATGGAGTCAGTGTCGACTGGGCCTACAGCCAGGGCATCAAATACTCCTATACCTTTGAACTGAGAGATACAGGTCTTTATGGTTTCCTCCTGCCGGCCGATCAAATCATCGCTACTGCTGAAGAGACCTGGCTTGGACTGATGGTTATTATGGAGCACACCAAGAATAATCCatattaa
- the LOC129433068 gene encoding carboxypeptidase A1, which produces MRGLLVFTALFVAVLGKTTFEGHQVLRITAQDEAQINLLKELAEQEHLALDFWMGPVHESLPVDVRVPFNSLQPVRAFLAHNHIQYRVMIEDVQDLLDEEQRQMLKSRVIPRTTDDFDYANYHDLSAIYSFMDLLVAENSGLVSKIVIGQSYEGRPLNVLKFSTGANRPGIWIDAGIHAREWVTQASGVWFAKKIVTEYGHDSVLTDILNNYDIFLEIVINPDGYEYTHRSNRMWRKTRKPNPGSTCAGVDANRNWDASFGGSGASSNPCSDSYHGPSAHSEPEVKAIVDFVKSHGNLKTFLSIHSYSQMLLYPHGYTSTPAKDQKELHELAGKAITALQSLYNTRYTYGSIITTIYRADGVTVDWTYNQGIKYSYTFELRDTGRYGFILPANQIIPTAEETWLALMVIMEHTKNNPY; this is translated from the exons ATGAGGGGGCTTTTGGTTTTTACCGCTCTTTTTGTGGCCGTGCTAGGAAAAACAACTTTCGAGGG ACATCAGGTTCTTCGGATCACTGCACAAGATGAAGCACAGATCAATCTCCTGAAGGAGCTCGCTGAACAGGAACATCTTGCA ctggacttttggatgggGCCGGTTCATGAGTCTCTACCTGTGGATGTCCGTGTTCCTTTCAACAGCCTTCAGCCTGTCAGGGCTTTCCTGGCGCACAATCACATCCAATATCGTGTTATGATCGAGGATGTCCAG GATTTGCTGGATGAGGAGCAGCgtcaaatgttgaaatctcgTGTTATTCCCAGAACTACAGATGATTTTGACTACGCAAACTATCATGATTTGAGTGCG ATTTATTCATTCATGGATTTGCTTGTGGCAGAGAACAGTGGTCTGGTTAGCAAAATTGTGATTGGTCAAAGCTATGAGGGCCGCCCCTTGAACGTCCTGAAG TTCAGCACTGGAGCAAATCGTCCTGGTATCTGGATTGACGCTGGCATTCACGCCAGAGAATGGGTCACACAGGCCAGTGGAGTCTGGTTTGCCAAAAAG ATTGTGACTGAATACGGACACGACTCCGTCCTCACTGACATCCTTAACAACTATGACATCTTCTTGGAGATCGTCATTAACCCTGACGGCTATGAATACACCCACCGTTCT AATCGTATGTGGCGCAAAACAAGAAAGCCAAACCCTGGCTCCACCTGTGCTGGAGTTGATGCCAACAGGAACTGGGACGCTAGCTTTGGAG GGTCTGGTGCTAGTAGCAATCCCTGCTCTGATAGTTACCATGGACCCAGCGCTCACTCTGAACCTGAAGTCAAGGCCATTGTGGACTTTGTGAAATCTCATGGCAACCTCAAGACCTTTTTATCCATTCACAGCTATTCCCAAATGCTCCTCTATCCACATGGATACACTAGCACGCCTGCTAAGGACCAGAAAGAACTT CATGAACTTGCCGGTAAGGCCATCACTGCACTGCAGTCTTTGTATAACACTCGCTACACGTATGGCAGCATCATTACCACCATCT ACCGAGCTGATGGAGTCACTGTCGACTGGACCTACAACCAGGGCATCAAATACTCCTATACCTTTGAACTGAGAGACACTGGTCGATATGGTTTCATCCTGCCAGCCAATCAAATCATCCCTACTGCTGAAGAGACCTGGCTTGCACTGATGGTTATTATGGAGCACACCAAGAATAATCCATATTAA